From the genome of Solidesulfovibrio magneticus RS-1:
GACCATCATAACCAGAAAGCGCCGGTTTGTTCTTCTTAGCCATTGCGTTCCCTTGCGTCACTGGACGCGGGCGATGTCGTCAGCATCATGCACGATGTCTTGAGGAGGAAGCAGGGCGTTTGCCCGCTCGTGCATCTCGTCAACCGTACATCCGAATATCTTCGCCGCCAGTTCCATGGAGTAAAGCCTTTCACCATTGGGACCGCGATAGTCAGCTTGCACAGGAAACACCTTGTCGAACGCCTTGCGCAGTATGTTGCGAACACCTTCTGGGGCGTTGGTAAAAATGTAGCTCATTGCTGCGGCGTGAAGAATGTTGTCATCGTCCACGGTCTCGCACACCACATCCATGGCATGGTCGATGTTAATGAACTCACATTGCAGGGAATCAATAAGGCGGCCCTGTTCTTCCAACGACAGGGCACCACACCGACACTTGACGGCATCACCTTTACAGGCGGGGCAGGGGAACGAGCGCATAAGCTACGCCGCCGCCTGACGCTGGGCGAGACAAGCCCGGGCCTCGGCCAGGTTGGCTTTGACGAAGGTGGCAAAGTTTCTGGATTGGCCGTGGACTTTATGACCAGCAGCCACGATGTCGCGGTGGAGATGGGGTCTGCTCACGAAACGGAAAAAATCGTACGCTAAGCCTGTCGGTCGCAGCGGCCTGGATTTGTCCGCCCGGGAGTGTATTCTACGCATCCAAGCCTTTACTCCTCCTTCGAGGGGGAGGGGGGGCTGGGTCTAGCCGACGTACACTCACAATGACTAGATCAATTCAGTGCTGCGGGGTACTTCAAATATTTTCTTCTGATCGACTGATTGTATTTCTATTTGTTTTGAATCTTTTGCCTGCAACATCTTGCGAAGATGGGCATTAAACGTTGAGTATGCCAATGTCAACATCCCCTGTGCTGCCAATTTATCGTAGATGTGCTTATTGGCGTACCCTTTTTTGTGCATATCGAGAATCTCGATCTGACAAGATCTAAATTCTACACGGCCCATGCATCGGGCAATGCGACCTGATTTAGTCATGGTTCTCTCCTGGTTATTTTTTATCATATTTTATGATCTGTTAGTAGTCAATGTCAACTGATAATAGTTTCTTCGATTAGAAGCGAGCGCAACCGCTCTCATTCAAGCCCATACTAGCCGATAGTGTTGCTGACAAAAAAGGTCGAAACAATGACAGCGTGCGCGAAGGCAGGACAGGTAAGGTACAAGTACCTTCCGTCCTGCCCTGTGGGCCCCTGCTTATTCGCCTGTGGCTCAACGCGCGTGGGGTCGATCAGCACGCAAGTGACCTCAACGAACTTTTTTGTTTAATATGTCCATTTGGACTAGACCCTAACCAGATGCCAAGGGGCGTCACCGGAAAGCGTCAGAATAGATCTGCATTTGCAATTTCTTGACGGATTCCGCACAAAGCTATAGATTTCTACCTGACACTTTCGGCTCAGGAGGCATCTTGCAGGGGCACCGCATCGGCTACGTCCGCGTCAGCAGTTTCGACCAGAACCCGGAACGGCAGCTCGAACACGTTCAGGTGGACAAGGTGTTCACCGACAAGGCGTCAGGTAAGGACACGCGACGGCCACAGCTCGACGCGCTGCTCGCCTTCGTGCGCGAGGGTGATACGGTGGTGGTGCACAGCATGGACCGCCTGGCGCGAAATCTGGACGACCTGCGTCGCCTGGTGCACAGCCTTACCCAGCGTGGCGTGCGTATCGAATTCGTGAAGGAAAGCCTGAGCTTCACCGGCGAGGATTCACCAATGGCTAACCTAATGCTGTCGGTGATGGGGGCGTTCGCCGAGTTTGAACGCGCCCTGATCCGAGAGCGGCAACGCGAGGGCATCTCGCTCGCCAAACAGCGAGGTGCCTACCGGGGGCGCAAAAAGGCGCTCGCTCAAGATCGGGTGCTCGAACTGCGGCGTCGTGTCGCTGCCGGCGAAAAGAAGGCACCGCTCGCCCGCGAGTTCGGCATCAGCCGCGAAACCCTCTACCAGTACCTCAAAACGAACGACTGACCATGCCGCGCCGCAGTCTGTTGACGCCCGCCGAGCGGGCCACCTTGCTGGCATTCCCCACGACAGACGATGAACTGATCCGGCACTACACCTTATCCGAGGCAGACCTGTCGGTGATACGTCAGCGGCGCGGCAATCACAACCGTCTCGGCTTCGCAGTGCAGTTGTGCTACCTGCGCTATCCTGGCTTTGCTCTGCCCAGTGAAGCGGAACCTCCCGCATCCCTTCTGAATATCATCGGCAGCCAGTTGTACATTGAGCCGGACATCTGGCCGCAGTACGCGCAACGCCCGGAGACTAGGCGCGAGCACCTGCTGGAATTGCAGGCATGGCTGAACCTTGCACCATTCGCGGCCGCTGATTACCGGCACCTCGTGCAACAACTCGCCGAACTGGCCAAGCAAACCGACCGGGGCATCGTGCTCGCCGAAGCGTTGGTCGATCTGCTGCGGCAGCAATGCATCATCCTGCCGGCGCTCGACGTGATCGACCGGGTATGCAGCGAAGCGCTGACGCGTGGCACGCGACAAGTCTATGAGGCGCTGACAACACCCCTGACCGATCACCACCGTCGAGCGCTCGACGCACTGCTGGCGATTCGTGAGGGCTCCAAGAGCAGCGGATTGATCTGGCTGCGTCAGCCGCCGGGGGCACCCAAGCCCAAGCATGTGCTGGCCCACCTGGAACGGCTGAAGACCCTGCGCGAACTGGGGCTGCCAGATGGGCTGGAACACGCGGTCCATCAGAACCGGCTGCTGAAGCTCGCCCGTGAGGGCGGGCAGATGACCGCTCAACACCTGCGCGACCTAGAGCCAGCCCGCCGCTACGCGACGTTGGTGGCGGTCCTTCTCGACACCCGCGCCACCCTGATCGACGAAATCATCGACCTTCACGATCGATTTATCGGTTCGCTGTTCGGCAAGGCCAAGCGCAAGCATGCCGACCGCTTCCAGGAATCCGCTAAGGCGATCAACGACAAGATGCGCCTCTACTCCCGCATTGGCCGTGCTCTGCTCGATGCCAAGCTGTCGGGCGACGATCCATTCGCCGCCATTGAGGCGATCATGCCGTGGGAGGCGTTCACCGAGAGCATCACCGAGGCCGAACGGCTGGCCCAGCCGGAAGAATTCGACTATCTCGCCCTCGTTGGCGACGGCTTCAACCAGTTCCGGCGCTACACGCCGACCTTGCTGGACGCGCTGAACCTGAAGGCCGCTCCGGCAGCGCGCGATCTGCTGGAAGCGGTCGAAGTGCTGAAGGATATGAACTCACGGCAGGCACGCAAGGTGCCGGACGACGCGCCCACCTCGTTCGTGCGCAAGCGCTGGGAGAATCTGGTGCATACGTCAGACGGGCTGGACCGGCGTTACTACGAGTTGTGCGTGCTGTCCGAGCTGAAGAACTCTCTGCGCTCGGGCGACATCTGGGTGCAGGGCTCGCGTCAGTTCAAGGACTTCGAGGACTATTTGTTGCCGCCGGCACGCTTCTCGGCGCAGCGCGACCAGCTCGAGCTGGGGCTGGCGGTCGAAACCGATTGCAATCGCTACCTGGAATCACGGCTGATAGTGCTGCAAGAGCAATTAGATACTGTAGAAAGACTGGCCGCCGCCCATGAACTGCCCGACGCGGCCATTACCAGCTCCGGCCGTCTCAAGATCAGCCCCTTGAACAATGCGGTTCCAGACCACGCGGAAGCGCTGATGCAGCAGGCGTACAGCCTGCTGCCGCACCTGAAAATCACTGAGCTGCTGCTGGAAGTCGATGGCTGGACCGGCTTTACCCGCCACTTCAAGCACCTCAAGAGCGGTGCCACGGCCGACGATAAGCACTTGCTGTTGACCGCCGTTCTGGCGGATGCCATCAACCTGGGCCTGTCCAAGATGGCCGAGTCCTGCCCCGGCACGACCTACGCCAAGTTGACCTGGTTGCAGGCGTGGCACATCCGCGACGAAACCTACTCGGCGGGGCTTGCCGAACTGGTCAACGCGCAGTTCCGGCAGCCGTTCGCCGCTTACTGGGGCGACGGCACCACCTCGTCGTCGGACGGGCAAAACTACAAGGCTGGCGGCCGTGGGCAGTTCGCCGGACAGGTGAACCTGAAGTACGGCCAGGAGCCGGGCGTGCAATTCTACACCCACATCTCCGATCAGTACGCGCCGTTCCACACCAAGATCATCAACGCCACCGTGCGCGACGCGACCCACGTCCTCGACGGGCTGCTTTACCACGAGTCCGACCTGCGCATCGAGGAGCACTACACCGACACCGCCGGTTTCACCGACCATGTTTTCGCGTTGATGCAGCTTTTGGGGTTCCGCTTCGCGCCACGCATCCGTGACCTCGCCGATAAGCGTCTGTATATCCACGGCGACGCCAAGCAGTATCCGACGCTCGCCGGCCTTATTGGCGGAAGTGTCAACATCAAACACGTTCGCGCTCATTGGGACGAAATCCTGCGACTCGCCGCCTCCATCAAACAGGGCACGGTTACGGCCTCACTGATGCTTCGCAAGCTCGGCAGTTACCCACGTCAAAATGGCCTAGCGGTAGCCCTGCGTGAGTTTGGACGCATCGAGCGCACGCTGTTCGCGCTCAACTGGATGCAGAACATCGAGTTGCGCCGAAGGGTGCAGATCGGGCTGAACAAGGGGGAAGCGAAGAACGCCCTAGCGCGGGCGGTGTTCATGAACCGGCTCGGCGAAATCCGCGACCGCAGCTTCCAGAACCAGCGCTACCGCGCCAGCGGCCTCAACCTGGTGGTGACAGCGATAATCCTGTGGAACACGGTCTATCTGGAACGCGCTATCCATTTGCTACGCGACACTAGCCAGGCCATCGATGAGAAGCTGCTGCCACATCTGTCCCCCCTGGGCTGGGAGCACATCAACCTGACCGGCGACTACATCTGGCGGCAGCACAAGCTGATCGAGCAAGGTAAATTTCGGCCGCTCCGGATGCTTGCTGAGGCTTAGCGTACGATTTTTTCCGTTTCGTGAGCAGACCCCTACTTGTACAGGACGCTGGGAAAATGCTCCATTAAAAGCGCCATCTTGAACCCGACGACCACGATGATCTCGCTCAGGCCGTTTTCCCGCAAAATGCGGATCTGCCGGCCCATGATGGTTTCTCCGCTGGGCAGCTGGGACAAGGCCTTGGGAAACGGCTTGCCCAGCCGGGAACCGACGCCGGCCGCCAGAATGATCGCTTTCATGGGAACCTCTCGTTGTTGGGGTTCACGTCAGGGGATCGGCCCAGGGCCGTCGAAACCTCCGTCAGGGCCCCAAGCAGGCGCTGCCCCGCCCGGGCATCGGGCTCGGCAAAAGACAGTTCCTTAAGCTTCTGCCGGGCCTGGATAAAGTCGTCTTTGCCGTCAAGCAGATCGGCCATGGCGGCAAGCAAGCTCTTGGTGTCATGCGCCTTGGGGCCTGGAGTGAAGGCGTCGTAGTCAAAGAGCAGTTCGCGGTTGCGCGTGACGTACGCCTCAAAGTCGTAGGGAAAAAAGAGCATGGGCTTGTCGGTCAACAGGAAATCGAAATAGATGGAGGAATAATCCGTCATCAGCAGGTCGGCCAGGCGCAGCAGCGGGTAGGCGTCGCTTTCCGGGGGACAAAAGCGCAAATGCTCGATCTGTCCCGTAAAATCGAGCCTGATGTAGGGATGGAACTTGCAGACGAGCAACACGCCGCGTGCTCGGGCAAAGTCCGCGAACAACGGGTAATCAAACGCGCCGTCGCCCCAGGGATCGCCGCCGAGATCCCGGAAGGTCGGCATGTAAAACACGATTTTCAGGCCTTGCTTTTTCGCCCTGACCAGCTCGACGTACAGGGTCTGGTCGACGTTGATCATGTCGAGCTTGTCCGGGGCGCGCTGCAAGGCGTCGTTGCGCGGATAGCCCAGGTCCCAGAAGGCCTTGGCGCGAAAGGCCCGGGCAAAGGCTTTTTCCCGGAAAAAGGGGGAAGTGGACAGCACGGCGTCGTAGCCGGAATAGCCAACGGTCAGATCCCGGGCCTTTTCCGGGTTCATGTTTACGGCGGACTGAATTTCGGGAAAGCCGATGGCCTTGAGCGGAATGCCGTGCCACAGCTGCACCAGAAAGGCCCCCTGGGTGAACAGCGGGGCCAGGGTCCTGGTTTTCCAGCTCATGTCGTCGGAGACCACTATGGCCGCCCGGGCCAGCCGCGACGGCCCGTCGGGGTCGTCAAAGCAAAAGGCGTCCAGGCCCTTGGCCCGCAACAGCTTGGCCTGGCCGGCGTCGAAGGTCATGAAGGCGCAGCGCAGATGAGGGGCGTGTCGGACGGCGTGCAAAAAGGCGTATTTGCCGTTGTCGATAAAAAGGCCTCCGGCTCGGCCCACGAACACGACGTGGTCAGGCGCCTTGGGCGTCTTGGCTAAAACGGCCGCCAGCCTGACGGCCGCGGATGGCGCTTGGTCCATGGCACTCCCCTGTCAAAAGCCTGTCGCCCACGGACCGCAGCCAGACGCAGCGCCGGGCCCAAGTCCGCATTTCCCGGACAATAGCCAACCTGATCGGGAAAAGCCAGTTTTGGCCAGTTGAGCCGGGCATGTTCTTGGCTCTTGGCCCGGGCCGCAGCATCGAAATGCCCGCAGGCGACCGCCAGGACAGCGGCCAGGCTGGCCCCGCGCGGGCCGAAAATACGGTAATTTGCCGAAAAGGACAGACTCTGGCTGGCGGTTGTCCAGCTTTTTCCCCTACCATGGTCAGCTGTCCGTCCGGAAGCCTGGAATTTTCTTGACATCCGTTGACAAGGTTTTCGCACGGTGGAAATATGCCCCAACAGGGAAATTTAGGGGGGATAAAATGGCCAAACCCATTATCATCACAGTGGGCAACAACAAGGGGGGCGTTGGAAAGTCCACGACTTGCGTCAATCTTTCCGCAGGGTTGGCTCAGGAAGGGGCTACGGTGTTGGTGGTGGACGGCGATCCGCAGTCCAATACCACATCCACGCTTTTGCCCGATTTTGGGTTGCGCGAAAATTCCAGTCTGGTCAAGGCGCTCGAAGATCCCGAAGGCGCGTTTAGCCCAAACGCCTGCGCCACCAAAACAGAACACATGGAAATTGTCCCCAATTCCATCCGTTGCATGGAATGGGAAGTGCGCTCCTATGCCGGCATAGATTCGGTGCTGGGCTTTTCCAGGCTGCTGCAAAACGACAAGGACATTAGCCGCTACGATTACATGATCATCGACACGCCGCCCAACATCGGCCCCATGCTGCGCAATTCCCTGCTCATCTCGGACTTTGTCCTGGTGCCGTGTCCGGTCGGAGACCAGTACGCCCTGGACGGGTTTTCCACGTTTATCCAGGTGCTTTCCCAGGCCAAGCAGCAAAACAAGAAGCTGCTTTTACTCGGCGTGGTGCTGACCAAATTCGACGGCCGGGCCGTGACCCACAAGAAGAACAAGGACCGCATCCGGGCCTTTTTCGACGCCAAGGGCATTCCGGTTTTCGACACGGAGATCCGGGTCAACATCGACATCGACCGGGCGCACTCCCACCGCAAATCCATTTTCGAGTTTGACGCCACCAAGTCCGGCGCCTTGGACTACCACGCCCTGGCCCGCGAGGTGATCGCTCGTGTCGAAAAGCAAGCCTAGCCCGTCCGAGGACCCCTTTGCCACGATTCCGCCGCGCGAGTCCTTCGACGCCTTTCCTTCCCTGGCGGCCTTTCCCGAGAACGCCATTGCGTTTTTGACGGGCAAGGCTCCGGCGGAGGCCTGCCCAGAAGGCGAGCTAGTCAAGCCAGTCTCTCAGCCAGCCGCACAGTCGACCAGTCAGCCAGCCAAACAACCAGAAACACCGCCGGTCAGCCAGCCGCAAAACCAGCCAGCCAGTCTGTCAGCCACACACAAGGCCCGTCAAAAAGCCAGCCAGTCAGCCAGTCTTTCACCCAGCCAGACAACAAGCCCGGCACAAAGCCTTTCAAAAAGCCATTCTATAAACCGAACTTCAAGCCCCACAGAAAACCCTTCACAAGACCGGTCTTCAAGCCTGACACTGGGCCGGGCCAAAGTGGGCGATAGACTCAACGACAACCAGCGCCGAGTCTTGGACCTGCTTTTGGCCACCAAGCCCTACATCGTCAAATTCCGCGACATAGCCCAGGCGCTGGCCATGCGCGAAGCCTCGGTGCGCACGGTCATGCGGCGGCTGGACGCCCTGGGCTTCCTGAGCTTTCGCAAGGCCCGGGACGGCAACCTCCAGGGCGTCGGCGTGACCTTCAACCAGCCGGTCGTCGAGCAATACCAGCAAGACCGAACACTAAGCCCATCGACAAGCCTTACAACAGGCCTATCATCAAGCCACAAAACAAACCAGACACAAAGCCCCTCAATAAGCCGAGAAAAAGACCAATCACCAAGCCAGCCGATCTCTGAGCCGCACAGCCAGTCAGCCAGCCACACACCGCCTCTTAAGATAGAGAAGAAAGAATATCTTTCTATCGAGGCCATGGAAGGCTGGGACGAGGCGTTTCTCGAACTCATGTGGCCCCGGGTCTTCGCCGCCGGATTGCGCCAGGAGCAGCTCGACCAGGCCGCGGCCGCCCGGCAAAAGCTCGGCAAGGCCCTGGACCGGGACTTGCTGGCCCTGAGCCTGGACCGAGCCGAGTGGGAGTTGGAAACCCAGGGCAAGCTTGTGGACCTGCAATCCGGCGAGCCGGTGCGCAACGCCGCAGCCTATATTTACACCGCCCTGGCCCGCTGGGGCGTGCTGCGGGCCCACCCGCAATATGTCTCCCGGGAACAGGCCGAAGCCGAAGCCGCCGTGGACGCCCTGCGCCGCCGCCAGGAAGCCCTGGACACCCTGGAAAATCTCCGGTTCGAACAGTACCGGGCCGAACTGACGCCCCAGGAATTGGAATCGATCCTGCAAGGATTCCCCGGCGGGTCCAAGGACGCCTGGATCAAAGCCTATTGGCGCAAAAACGTGCGCGAGGCCGAGACGGGGCAGGGCGGCCAAACGC
Proteins encoded in this window:
- a CDS encoding TraK family protein translates to MTKSGRIARCMGRVEFRSCQIEILDMHKKGYANKHIYDKLAAQGMLTLAYSTFNAHLRKMLQAKDSKQIEIQSVDQKKIFEVPRSTELI
- a CDS encoding recombinase family protein codes for the protein MQGHRIGYVRVSSFDQNPERQLEHVQVDKVFTDKASGKDTRRPQLDALLAFVREGDTVVVHSMDRLARNLDDLRRLVHSLTQRGVRIEFVKESLSFTGEDSPMANLMLSVMGAFAEFERALIRERQREGISLAKQRGAYRGRKKALAQDRVLELRRRVAAGEKKAPLAREFGISRETLYQYLKTND
- a CDS encoding Tn3 family transposase, encoding MPRRSLLTPAERATLLAFPTTDDELIRHYTLSEADLSVIRQRRGNHNRLGFAVQLCYLRYPGFALPSEAEPPASLLNIIGSQLYIEPDIWPQYAQRPETRREHLLELQAWLNLAPFAAADYRHLVQQLAELAKQTDRGIVLAEALVDLLRQQCIILPALDVIDRVCSEALTRGTRQVYEALTTPLTDHHRRALDALLAIREGSKSSGLIWLRQPPGAPKPKHVLAHLERLKTLRELGLPDGLEHAVHQNRLLKLAREGGQMTAQHLRDLEPARRYATLVAVLLDTRATLIDEIIDLHDRFIGSLFGKAKRKHADRFQESAKAINDKMRLYSRIGRALLDAKLSGDDPFAAIEAIMPWEAFTESITEAERLAQPEEFDYLALVGDGFNQFRRYTPTLLDALNLKAAPAARDLLEAVEVLKDMNSRQARKVPDDAPTSFVRKRWENLVHTSDGLDRRYYELCVLSELKNSLRSGDIWVQGSRQFKDFEDYLLPPARFSAQRDQLELGLAVETDCNRYLESRLIVLQEQLDTVERLAAAHELPDAAITSSGRLKISPLNNAVPDHAEALMQQAYSLLPHLKITELLLEVDGWTGFTRHFKHLKSGATADDKHLLLTAVLADAINLGLSKMAESCPGTTYAKLTWLQAWHIRDETYSAGLAELVNAQFRQPFAAYWGDGTTSSSDGQNYKAGGRGQFAGQVNLKYGQEPGVQFYTHISDQYAPFHTKIINATVRDATHVLDGLLYHESDLRIEEHYTDTAGFTDHVFALMQLLGFRFAPRIRDLADKRLYIHGDAKQYPTLAGLIGGSVNIKHVRAHWDEILRLAASIKQGTVTASLMLRKLGSYPRQNGLAVALREFGRIERTLFALNWMQNIELRRRVQIGLNKGEAKNALARAVFMNRLGEIRDRSFQNQRYRASGLNLVVTAIILWNTVYLERAIHLLRDTSQAIDEKLLPHLSPLGWEHINLTGDYIWRQHKLIEQGKFRPLRMLAEA
- a CDS encoding NTP transferase domain-containing protein; amino-acid sequence: MKAIILAAGVGSRLGKPFPKALSQLPSGETIMGRQIRILRENGLSEIIVVVGFKMALLMEHFPSVLYK
- a CDS encoding CDP-glycerol glycerophosphotransferase family protein — protein: MDQAPSAAVRLAAVLAKTPKAPDHVVFVGRAGGLFIDNGKYAFLHAVRHAPHLRCAFMTFDAGQAKLLRAKGLDAFCFDDPDGPSRLARAAIVVSDDMSWKTRTLAPLFTQGAFLVQLWHGIPLKAIGFPEIQSAVNMNPEKARDLTVGYSGYDAVLSTSPFFREKAFARAFRAKAFWDLGYPRNDALQRAPDKLDMINVDQTLYVELVRAKKQGLKIVFYMPTFRDLGGDPWGDGAFDYPLFADFARARGVLLVCKFHPYIRLDFTGQIEHLRFCPPESDAYPLLRLADLLMTDYSSIYFDFLLTDKPMLFFPYDFEAYVTRNRELLFDYDAFTPGPKAHDTKSLLAAMADLLDGKDDFIQARQKLKELSFAEPDARAGQRLLGALTEVSTALGRSPDVNPNNERFP
- a CDS encoding ParA family protein codes for the protein MAKPIIITVGNNKGGVGKSTTCVNLSAGLAQEGATVLVVDGDPQSNTTSTLLPDFGLRENSSLVKALEDPEGAFSPNACATKTEHMEIVPNSIRCMEWEVRSYAGIDSVLGFSRLLQNDKDISRYDYMIIDTPPNIGPMLRNSLLISDFVLVPCPVGDQYALDGFSTFIQVLSQAKQQNKKLLLLGVVLTKFDGRAVTHKKNKDRIRAFFDAKGIPVFDTEIRVNIDIDRAHSHRKSIFEFDATKSGALDYHALAREVIARVEKQA